CGGGATGAATAGTAGGGTTCATTGAAGCCAATAGGATATCAAGTTCTTGCTCTCCAACAttcatttttttatatCTGTCTTCTCGATATTAAAAAGTGAATAATTTGTATACCTAAGACGAATACTGgctttaaataatgaaatttggTAGATCTAATTCTATATATTGCCCTAATTAATTGCGCTTTTCATTGCGCATTCTGAAAAGGCGATAATATCTTTCCGCCCATAAACAAATTGTGATACGATTGCACCATTTATACTTATTTTATCTCGGGACTACGAGGAAATAAGTTGCAACCTGTTCTATATGATTACGACATGGCCATTATActaaaaattattttattttacTTCTGGAAGATGGACACGATTCTATCGTCTCACATTTAGAAACCTATACTAACCTGTAGCACAGCTCTAAAACCAGTACTATACATAACATACAAGACATTAGTTAACATTAATCAACCCCTTACCACTTTCTCTTAAATGAGCAATTAACTCATTGTTcttatattcatcaatGATATCGTTAAATCTGCCAACTGGCAATCCGCCAACAAACAATCTAGGGATCTCTTTAGCTGGAGAAGATTGttcgtcttcatcctcGTCATCTTCGAACACCTCGTCATCCGAAGTCCCATATTCGTGCTTGGCGTAGTTATGCAAGTAATCCACTATCTCAGTATGATGTGGGTGCTTGGACAAATTAACCACTTTAGGTTCTGGGTTGATGCTGAGTGATTTGAACAAGATCTCAAGGAACTTATTCTTTTCGGGAGACGAAGTCACATTGTCGTCGAGTAAAATGGTCACCGGAGAAATCAGcatcatttctttcaagtCAAATGCCACGTTAATAGTGTTGGACTCTATAGCAGTGGCCGAGGGCTTGTTGCTCTGTTTGATATGATCGTCTAACTTCAAAATCTCTTCTGATACCGTTTTGGACTCACTGAGTGAGCCCAAGTCCAACAAACCCACGTCACTTGTAGCGGTAGGGCCCTTACGGTTCCAGCGCATACTAGGCATGTAAgttgtttcttcttcttgtgaTTTTTGGTGGTAGAGACGATGCATCAATTCTGCCTGCTCCACCTTGAATTGGTCAGTCGATGACATCTCCGACTTATATCCACACGCTCCCTTCATCCCCAAAAATACCAACACTATCATCAAAATGGgaatcaacaacaacataCTATGCGCTACGAGGtatctctttttcttttctggCTCGTCGTCCCTAATCAACCTTTCTATGTCCGAGTCGAACTCCTTTCCATCCGAATGTCTTCTTTGCAGCTGCATCATTTTATGTATCTGATCTGATCAAAAATACTACCAGGAATATTAAAATCTTGCACTgaataatacaaaaaaaatgaaatataaaaCCAACGTAAATTGCAAATGCTAACAAGTTAAAACTAAAAATCAACCGATTAACTAATTAACCACTACTTATTCTAGTATGTTAACGAAATTcaataaaccaaataaaCAGCAGaacagaaatattaaaaggAAGCTGTTATGTCAAAGTCGCAACTTTCGGCAGGAAAGGTcatcatatatatacttcAACACAACGAACAATAGAACAATGCGAGGAAAATCATTACTCTGGGGTCAATAAAAGATCTAGAAGTCGCGGTCGTCGCGGTTTGTTCTGCAGGCGCCAGTGTCAGCTATTTCGCATGTGAGCGGGCCCGCCTTCACTTAATGAGCTAAAAAAGGTCCCTTTAAATGAGGAGACAATGTGCGGTTGCGGCAGTCTGGTACGAAATGTGGTGAGCAAAATAGTTGAGACTATGCTAGTTCGTAAACTGGTAAGAATGCTAAAAAGTCAGTCGATTAGGAGTAGATTAGCCGAGTCGCTGATGAGGTAAATATGTAATCACATTTACACGAATGTGCGCGCATAAGTATATTTGACCACTAATAGACAGTATTAAAAACGTAATAAATTGTTCGGAGGGAAGTTTATGCATAAATGCGTTTCTTGTCTTATATAGGAAACAAGAGGCCCATTCAGGGACTTAGGGCATCAAATGGTCACACGATACTGTTAGACGCGGGTTGATGTAGAATTTGGGATATCTTTGATCATATATTcgtatatatatttgaactGTATAACTTGAACAGTagaaattagaaatttaGAACTGTAGACAGTATAATTATGAACAGTTTGTACTTAGAACTCTAGAAGTCTAGacttgaaaaaataaagatagaAAGGAGATAGGGGATACGACTCGCGGGAGCCTAATGCCGGACCCgaaaaaataattatagCTCCTAAATGCTCCAGAAATCGGTCAAGTTGCCTCCACCACCGTTGTAGGCCAATAAGTTAGGACTCAAGCCATCGGTCAAGTCATTGATGACACCCTTGGTACTGTACTTGAGCAATTTGGCTTTCAAGGAGAGCGGATCGACGGGCGTAGCGTACTGGGAGGATACTTCCGGTTGTAACGACAAGTAGTACGACAAAAGACCGGCGATATGTGGCGACGCCATCGAAGTACCCGACATACTTACAGTCTTACTCCATGTGAACGTAGAGAGGATGTCTTCACCGGGAGCGAAAACATC
The nucleotide sequence above comes from Debaryomyces hansenii CBS767 chromosome A complete sequence. Encoded proteins:
- a CDS encoding DEHA2D02794p (some similarities with CA0249|IPF19617 Candida albicans), which produces MMQSQRRHSDGKEFDSDIERLIRDDEPEKKKRYLVAHSMLLLIPILMIVLVFLGMKGACGYKSEMSSTDQFKVEQAELMHRLYHQKSQEEETTYMPSMRWNRKGPTATSDVGLLDLGSLSESKTVSEEILKLDDHIKQSNKPSATAIESNTINVAFDLKEMMSISPVTILLDDNVTSSPEKNKFLEILFKSLSINPEPKVVNLSKHPHHTEIVDYLHNYAKHEYGTSDDEVFEDDEDEDEQSSPAKEIPRLFVGGLPVGRFNDIIDEYKNNELIAHLRESGKGLINVN